In Salinigranum marinum, one DNA window encodes the following:
- a CDS encoding ribbon-helix-helix domain-containing protein — protein sequence MAEYTTVSIPKDLAERVDETIEGTSFSSTSDLVRFLLRSIVIQYERTGGLTEAEFEEIADQLVDLGYLE from the coding sequence ATGGCAGAGTACACAACGGTCTCGATCCCGAAAGACCTCGCCGAACGCGTCGACGAGACGATCGAGGGGACGAGTTTCTCCTCGACGAGCGATCTCGTTCGGTTCCTGCTCCGGAGTATCGTCATCCAGTACGAACGGACCGGTGGCCTGACCGAAGCGGAGTTCGAAGAGATCGCCGACCAACTCGTCGACCTCGGGTACCTCGAGTAG
- the aglJ gene encoding S-layer glycoprotein N-glycosyltransferase AglJ, whose product MPHRDDVCVLVPTLDESETIGEVVSGYREEGFENVLVVDGGSTDGTREAARDAGAHVVLQSADGKGQAVREAVRDHIDAPYVLMVDGDGTYLPSDAAAMVAPLDEGYEHVIGDRFADMHDGAMTRLNRVGNRLFNRAFAFIHGTDFGDILSGYRAFTRESFEEMTLSAEGFGIETEMAVECAKHRIETMVVPITYLPRPSGSNTNLSPLRDGGIILLELYRRAKTNNPLFYFGSIGTLSMAVGVLIGIWVGVEWFTRGIGHEAIAVVSALGILFGVQLLMFGVLSDLIFSLHREQMRRLERLEEE is encoded by the coding sequence ATGCCCCATCGTGACGACGTCTGCGTTCTCGTGCCGACACTCGACGAGAGCGAGACGATCGGCGAGGTCGTCAGCGGCTACCGCGAGGAGGGGTTCGAGAACGTGCTCGTCGTCGACGGCGGCTCCACCGACGGGACTCGGGAGGCCGCGAGGGACGCCGGCGCGCACGTGGTCCTCCAGTCGGCGGACGGAAAGGGTCAGGCGGTCCGTGAGGCGGTCCGCGACCACATCGACGCGCCGTACGTGCTGATGGTCGACGGCGACGGGACCTACCTCCCGTCGGACGCCGCCGCGATGGTGGCCCCGCTCGACGAGGGCTACGAGCACGTGATCGGCGACCGCTTCGCGGACATGCACGACGGGGCGATGACGCGGCTGAACCGGGTCGGAAACCGACTGTTCAACCGGGCGTTCGCGTTCATCCACGGCACCGACTTCGGCGACATCCTCTCGGGCTACCGGGCCTTTACTCGCGAATCGTTCGAGGAGATGACGCTCTCCGCGGAGGGATTCGGTATCGAGACGGAGATGGCCGTCGAGTGCGCGAAACACCGGATCGAGACGATGGTCGTTCCCATCACGTACCTCCCCCGGCCGTCGGGGTCGAACACCAACCTCAGCCCGCTTCGCGACGGCGGTATCATCCTCCTCGAACTGTACCGACGGGCGAAGACGAACAACCCGCTGTTTTACTTCGGGAGCATCGGCACGCTCTCCATGGCCGTCGGCGTCCTGATCGGGATCTGGGTTGGCGTCGAGTGGTTCACCCGCGGTATCGGCCACGAGGCGATCGCGGTCGTCTCCGCGCTCGGCATCCTCTTCGGTGTCCAGTTGCTGATGTTCGGGGTGCTCTCCGATCTCATCTTCTCGTTGCACCGCGAGCAGATGCGGCGGCTGGAGCGGCTCGAAGAGGAGTGA
- the glmU gene encoding bifunctional sugar-1-phosphate nucleotidylyltransferase/acetyltransferase, with translation MYAVILAAGEGMRLRPLTRTRPKPMIPIANRPLLEHVVEAVADAGLEKLVLVVGYKRERIQSHFGDGDDWGVEITYAVQEKQLGTGHAVEQAEPHLDGEFVVLNGDRIIDSALVSRVADESTPAPAVAVSRSETPSSYGVVEVDGDRVVSVEEKPPEYAARSDLINAGVYKFTSDVFDAIRGVETPGESPITAALERLAAEGTVRAVRYGGRWLDVSEPWDLLSVNGSVLDETNGRIDRAAAVHDAATVAGPVDVADDVHVHPNATLLAGSSLGANAEIGANAVVSNSVILPDATVEAGAVVQDCVVGSNTVVGPNCTVEGGLATVALAGELYESVRLGAVVGDNVTIGGGVTLAPGTIIGNGARIHEGTTVDGHLEDGAAVRRG, from the coding sequence ATGTATGCAGTCATCCTCGCGGCAGGTGAGGGGATGCGTCTCAGACCGCTCACCCGCACGAGGCCGAAACCGATGATCCCAATCGCCAACCGTCCCCTCCTCGAACACGTCGTCGAGGCCGTCGCCGACGCGGGTCTGGAGAAGCTGGTGCTCGTGGTCGGCTACAAGCGCGAGCGCATCCAGAGCCACTTCGGCGACGGCGACGACTGGGGGGTGGAGATCACCTACGCCGTCCAGGAGAAGCAGCTGGGTACCGGGCACGCGGTCGAACAGGCCGAGCCACACCTCGACGGGGAGTTCGTCGTCCTGAACGGCGACCGGATCATCGACAGCGCGCTCGTTTCGCGTGTCGCCGACGAATCGACGCCGGCACCCGCGGTCGCCGTCAGCCGGTCGGAGACGCCGAGTTCGTACGGGGTCGTCGAGGTCGACGGCGACCGGGTGGTCTCCGTCGAGGAGAAACCACCGGAGTACGCGGCGCGGAGCGACCTCATCAACGCCGGCGTCTACAAGTTCACGAGCGACGTGTTCGACGCCATTCGGGGAGTAGAGACGCCGGGCGAGTCACCGATCACCGCTGCGCTCGAACGTCTGGCGGCCGAGGGGACGGTCCGGGCGGTTCGCTACGGCGGGCGGTGGCTCGACGTCTCCGAGCCGTGGGACCTGCTCTCGGTGAACGGCAGCGTCCTCGACGAGACCAACGGCCGGATCGACCGTGCGGCCGCCGTCCACGACGCCGCGACCGTGGCCGGTCCGGTCGACGTCGCCGACGACGTCCACGTCCATCCGAACGCGACGCTCCTAGCGGGCTCGAGCCTCGGTGCCAACGCCGAGATCGGCGCGAACGCCGTGGTGTCGAACTCGGTGATCCTCCCCGACGCGACCGTCGAGGCGGGTGCCGTGGTCCAGGACTGCGTCGTCGGCTCGAACACCGTCGTCGGGCCCAACTGCACGGTCGAAGGCGGCCTCGCGACCGTCGCGCTCGCGGGCGAACTGTACGAGTCGGTCCGTCTCGGTGCCGTCGTCGGCGACAACGTCACCATCGGTGGCGGGGTGACGCTCGCGCCGGGGACGATCATCGGCAACGGTGCCCGGATCCACGAGGGGACGACGGTCGACGGTCACCTCGAAGACGGCGCGGCGGTCAGGAGGGGCTGA
- the glmS gene encoding glutamine--fructose-6-phosphate transaminase (isomerizing): protein MCGIIGYAGEQRALPILRTGLENLEYRGYDSVGVALGGDDGLRLFKQAGRIADLALPADDDATVGVGHTRWSTHGKPTDANAHPHTDCTGDVAVVHNGIIENYDSLREELGDHAFTSETDTEVVPHLVETFRDAGHDLPEAVARTLDRLEGTFALGVVAADFDGIVAARRDNPLVVGHGETGNFIASDVTAFLEHTREVTYVEDGDVAVLSEGGVEITNDGRAVDRPRERVEWEAEAAEKSGYDHYMLKEIHEQPTALRQTLSGRIDELNGEAEIEIDLPKEYLNSLDEVTFIACGTSYHAGLYAAQLVESLADVRASAEVASEYEFDGGRDPWRTLVVPVTQSGETADTLSALRRAKRAGARSLAVTNTLGSTVTREADDTVFIRAGPEIGVAATKTFVSQVATLALLTVSVARARGTMSTTEAIEFLSNVRQLPGAVQRVLDAEAAVRDAAETYADGGAFFFIGRKLGYPVALEGALKLKEIAYVHAEGFAAGELKHGPLALVTSDSPVLAVLSQGANAHATLNNVKEVESRGAPVLGCTSVADAEKFLDRSFEVPELGALSPLVANVCFQLFAYHVAKLKGRSIDKPRNLAKSVTVE from the coding sequence ATGTGTGGCATTATCGGCTACGCCGGCGAGCAACGGGCGCTTCCGATCCTCCGGACCGGACTGGAGAACCTCGAGTACCGCGGCTACGACTCCGTCGGCGTCGCACTCGGCGGGGATGACGGACTCCGACTGTTCAAACAGGCCGGCCGGATCGCCGACCTCGCGCTCCCCGCAGACGACGACGCCACCGTCGGCGTCGGGCACACGCGCTGGAGCACCCACGGCAAGCCGACGGACGCGAACGCCCACCCGCACACCGACTGCACGGGTGACGTCGCCGTCGTCCACAACGGCATCATCGAGAACTACGACAGCCTCCGCGAGGAGTTGGGCGACCACGCGTTCACCTCCGAGACCGACACGGAGGTGGTGCCGCACCTCGTCGAGACGTTCCGCGACGCGGGCCACGACCTGCCCGAAGCGGTCGCACGTACCCTCGACCGCCTCGAAGGGACGTTCGCGCTCGGGGTCGTGGCAGCCGACTTCGACGGGATCGTCGCCGCGCGACGGGACAACCCCCTCGTCGTGGGACACGGCGAGACGGGCAACTTCATCGCGAGCGACGTCACCGCCTTCCTCGAACACACCCGCGAGGTGACGTACGTCGAGGACGGCGACGTCGCGGTGCTCTCGGAGGGAGGCGTCGAGATCACGAACGACGGTCGCGCCGTCGACCGCCCCAGAGAACGCGTCGAGTGGGAGGCCGAGGCCGCCGAGAAGAGCGGCTACGACCACTACATGCTCAAGGAGATCCACGAGCAACCCACGGCGCTCCGACAGACCCTGTCGGGTCGAATCGACGAACTCAACGGCGAGGCCGAGATCGAGATCGACCTCCCGAAGGAGTACCTCAACTCCCTCGACGAGGTGACGTTCATCGCCTGCGGGACGTCGTATCACGCGGGGCTGTACGCCGCACAGCTCGTCGAATCGCTCGCCGACGTGCGCGCCAGCGCGGAGGTCGCGAGCGAGTACGAGTTCGACGGGGGCCGCGACCCGTGGCGGACGCTCGTCGTCCCGGTCACCCAGAGCGGCGAGACGGCCGACACCCTCTCCGCGCTCCGGCGCGCCAAGCGCGCCGGGGCCCGCAGTCTCGCGGTGACGAACACCCTCGGGAGCACCGTGACCCGCGAAGCCGACGACACCGTCTTCATCCGCGCCGGCCCCGAGATCGGCGTCGCGGCGACCAAGACGTTCGTCTCGCAGGTCGCGACGCTCGCACTGTTGACCGTCTCGGTCGCCCGCGCGCGCGGAACGATGTCGACGACCGAGGCCATCGAGTTCCTCTCCAACGTCCGACAGCTCCCCGGGGCTGTCCAGCGAGTGCTCGACGCCGAAGCGGCGGTCAGGGACGCGGCCGAGACGTACGCCGACGGCGGGGCGTTCTTCTTCATCGGCCGGAAGCTCGGCTACCCCGTCGCGCTCGAAGGCGCACTGAAGCTGAAGGAGATCGCGTACGTCCACGCCGAGGGGTTCGCGGCGGGGGAGCTGAAACACGGCCCACTGGCGCTCGTCACGTCCGACTCGCCCGTGCTCGCGGTCCTCTCGCAGGGGGCGAACGCGCACGCGACGCTCAACAACGTCAAAGAAGTCGAGTCGCGCGGCGCGCCCGTGCTCGGCTGTACCTCGGTCGCGGACGCCGAGAAGTTCCTCGACCGCTCCTTCGAGGTGCCCGAACTCGGCGCGCTCTCGCCGCTCGTCGCGAACGTCTGTTTCCAGCTGTTCGCCTACCACGTGGCGAAGCTCAAAGGCCGATCGATCGACAAACCCCGGAACCTCGCGAAGAGCGTCACCGTCGAGTGA